One segment of Acidobacteriota bacterium DNA contains the following:
- a CDS encoding SRPBCC family protein — protein MKATFSKAGAKYELAFERRLAHPVEKVWRVLTERELLNRWFPAEVAGEWKVGARLRFAFPGAEGEALPEGELRGEVLAVDPPHLLEFRWSDSILRWELRADGEGCRLSFTEFLDDPSKGARSAAGWEMCLENLELLAQGGILAKFAWGVWRAKYSRYAKEFEAVHGRQQGPPENFSPAT, from the coding sequence ATGAAAGCTACCTTCAGCAAGGCCGGCGCGAAGTACGAACTGGCCTTTGAGCGCCGCCTGGCGCATCCGGTGGAGAAGGTCTGGCGGGTTCTCACCGAACGCGAACTGTTGAATCGGTGGTTCCCGGCCGAGGTGGCCGGCGAGTGGAAGGTCGGCGCCAGGCTCCGCTTCGCCTTCCCTGGCGCCGAGGGTGAGGCGTTGCCGGAGGGGGAATTGCGAGGAGAGGTCTTGGCGGTGGATCCCCCGCACCTGCTGGAGTTCCGCTGGAGCGACAGCATCCTGCGCTGGGAACTCCGCGCCGACGGAGAGGGGTGCCGGTTGTCTTTTACCGAGTTCCTCGACGACCCGTCCAAGGGGGCGCGCAGCGCGGCCGGCTGGGAGATGTGCCTCGAAAACCTCGAACTGCTCGCCCAGGGCGGCATCCTCGCCAAGTTCGCCTGGGGGGTGTGGCGAGCGAAGTACAGCCGCTACGCGAAGGAGTTCGAGGCCGTTCACGGCCGACAGCAGGGTCCACCGGAGAACTTCTCGCCGGCGACCTAG
- a CDS encoding metalloregulator ArsR/SmtB family transcription factor, translating to MQTAFELLADPTRRRLLDELLGGELSVGDLVDRLGMSQPAVSKQLRVLRETGLASVRVDAQRRIYRLNPERLREVDDWLAPYRAFWEDRLDAMERTLDAMEDGR from the coding sequence ATGCAGACCGCGTTTGAGCTGTTGGCCGATCCCACTCGTCGACGTCTCCTCGACGAGCTTCTCGGGGGCGAGCTGTCCGTGGGAGACCTCGTGGATCGGCTGGGGATGAGCCAGCCGGCGGTTTCCAAGCAGCTCCGCGTGCTGCGCGAGACCGGCCTCGCCTCGGTGCGGGTGGATGCGCAGCGCCGGATCTACCGCTTGAACCCCGAAAGATTGCGCGAGGTCGACGACTGGTTGGCTCCCTACCGGGCCTTCTGGGAGGACCGTCTCGACGCCATGGAACGAACCCTCGACGCGATGGAGGATGGAAGATGA
- a CDS encoding bifunctional (p)ppGpp synthetase/guanosine-3',5'-bis(diphosphate) 3'-pyrophosphohydrolase gives MASPKVRDIEQVIDRLKEHGRMVDESLLRSVYEFTAEKHLDQKRRSGEPYVSHPLTVAYLLADLKFDHVCVAVGLLHDVLEDTLATREELIEHFGEEITDMVDGVTKIGRHEYVRRDQAQAETFRKMILASAKDIRVVVVKLADRLHNMETLQHMPSDARRRISRETLEIYAPIANRLGMSRVKGDLEDLAFFYLYPHQFAELFASVAEKMKGAKGTVERIRQDLGGHLETAGIEAEITFRVKRYYSIYHKLRRQGIDISRLYDYLAFRIITRNLRDTYAALGVVHQHWRPIPGRFKDYIAMPKPNLYQSLHTTVVAERGQPFEVQIRTREMDRIAEEGIAAHWRYKEGKASPAEDANILWLRQLLDWQKEVDDPRTFLTTLKIDLYPDEVYVFSPKGEVFSFPRGATPLDFAYKVHTDVGHHCSGARVNGKLVPLRAELQNGDMVEIMTAPNRQPSRDWLTFVATSRAKSKIRQWLNTQQKQRAIEIGRRLLEKELRRYKYSLKRFYDLDRFTTVLEEDGINGEDDLLSRLGYGKLSARHIIERVLPNEPSEEKAPEPSRIRKVVNKILPFGHGPIVVKGHGDMLAFLAQCCNPLPGEDIIGYITRGRGVSVHSLACPNVRNLLYNPEREIEVEWARQKDDLYRISLTIETEDRPGILARLAEVIADQESNIAHLQAETEEANRGLISVVVQVRDSKHLDKIVRRVRALAGVRSVDRRMSGPRAGAR, from the coding sequence GTGGCGAGTCCCAAAGTGCGGGACATCGAGCAGGTGATCGATCGCCTGAAAGAGCACGGACGGATGGTCGACGAGTCGCTTCTGCGCTCGGTCTACGAATTCACCGCCGAGAAGCACCTCGATCAAAAGCGCCGTTCCGGCGAGCCCTATGTCAGCCACCCGCTGACCGTCGCCTACCTGTTGGCGGACCTGAAGTTCGACCACGTCTGCGTGGCCGTCGGCCTGCTGCACGATGTGCTGGAAGACACCCTTGCCACCCGTGAGGAGCTGATCGAGCACTTCGGCGAAGAGATCACCGATATGGTCGATGGGGTGACCAAGATCGGGCGTCATGAATATGTGCGCCGCGATCAGGCGCAAGCGGAGACGTTCCGCAAGATGATCCTCGCCTCCGCCAAGGACATTCGGGTGGTGGTCGTCAAGCTGGCGGACCGTCTCCACAACATGGAGACCCTGCAGCACATGCCGAGCGATGCGCGGCGGCGCATCTCGCGCGAGACGTTGGAGATCTACGCGCCGATCGCCAACCGCCTGGGCATGAGCCGGGTGAAAGGCGACTTGGAGGATCTCGCCTTCTTCTACCTGTATCCCCATCAGTTCGCCGAGCTCTTTGCCAGCGTGGCGGAGAAGATGAAGGGGGCCAAGGGAACCGTCGAGCGCATCCGTCAGGACCTGGGCGGTCACCTGGAAACGGCCGGCATCGAGGCGGAGATCACCTTCCGGGTGAAGCGCTACTACTCGATCTACCACAAGCTTCGTCGGCAGGGGATCGACATCTCGCGGCTCTACGACTACCTGGCCTTCCGCATCATCACCCGAAACCTGCGCGACACCTACGCCGCACTGGGCGTGGTCCACCAGCACTGGCGGCCGATCCCCGGCCGCTTCAAGGACTACATCGCCATGCCCAAGCCGAATCTCTATCAGTCCCTCCATACCACCGTGGTGGCGGAGCGCGGGCAGCCTTTCGAGGTGCAGATCCGCACCCGTGAGATGGACCGCATCGCCGAGGAGGGCATCGCGGCCCACTGGCGCTACAAGGAGGGCAAGGCATCGCCGGCGGAGGATGCCAACATCCTTTGGCTGCGGCAGCTTTTGGACTGGCAGAAGGAAGTTGACGACCCGCGCACCTTCTTGACCACCTTGAAGATCGACCTCTATCCGGACGAGGTCTATGTGTTCAGTCCCAAGGGCGAGGTGTTCTCCTTTCCCCGCGGCGCCACGCCGCTGGATTTTGCCTACAAGGTGCACACGGATGTTGGCCACCACTGCTCCGGCGCGCGGGTGAACGGCAAGCTGGTGCCGCTCCGGGCGGAACTCCAGAACGGCGACATGGTCGAGATCATGACGGCGCCGAATCGCCAGCCGAGCCGCGACTGGTTGACCTTCGTGGCCACCTCGCGGGCCAAGAGCAAGATCCGCCAGTGGCTCAACACCCAGCAGAAGCAGCGCGCCATCGAGATCGGCCGGCGGCTACTGGAGAAAGAGCTGCGGCGCTACAAATACAGCCTCAAGCGGTTCTATGACCTCGACCGGTTCACCACGGTGCTGGAAGAAGACGGCATCAACGGCGAGGACGATCTGCTCTCCCGGCTGGGCTATGGCAAGCTTTCGGCCCGTCACATCATCGAGCGGGTGTTGCCGAACGAGCCCTCCGAAGAGAAGGCGCCGGAGCCGAGCCGCATCCGCAAGGTGGTCAACAAGATTCTGCCCTTCGGTCACGGGCCGATCGTGGTCAAGGGGCACGGCGACATGCTGGCCTTCCTCGCCCAGTGCTGCAATCCCCTACCGGGGGAAGACATCATCGGCTACATCACCCGCGGCCGCGGGGTGTCGGTCCATTCCCTGGCCTGCCCCAACGTGCGCAACCTGCTCTACAACCCGGAGCGGGAGATCGAGGTGGAGTGGGCCCGCCAAAAAGATGACCTCTACCGCATTTCTCTGACCATCGAAACGGAGGACCGGCCGGGCATTCTGGCGCGGCTGGCCGAGGTGATCGCCGATCAGGAGTCGAACATCGCCCATCTCCAGGCAGAGACCGAAGAAGCCAACCGCGGGCTGATCAGCGTGGTGGTGCAGGTGCGCGACAGCAAACATCTGGACAAGATCGTTCGCCGGGTGCGCGCCCTGGCCGGCGTGCGCAGCGTCGACCGCCGCATGTCCGGCCCGCGGGCGGGGGCACGGTGA